A genomic region of Fusarium oxysporum Fo47 chromosome VI, complete sequence contains the following coding sequences:
- a CDS encoding cytochrome P450, which yields MADATWSAFQGTLTSMTARDWIVALISAWLAFKVLQALYNVSPLHPLSKIPGPKLAAATYLPEFYYDVILVGRYTHAIKQMHEKYGPIVRINPNELHCADMSFSDEIYAVGGRKRDKPFHQVNGSAAGTGNAFGTPDHDLHRARRAPVAKFFSRAMIARLEQEVHDLAQTLCNKLLAENKDEKERKPFEIAHAYSCFTSDAISSYCFGEAFGLLSRNQWQPNYREATLAVLKPVFFFRFFPILVSSVKLGKYLVDYLPADTALLIRTLQIDIPSRVQKTKNDLDSGIVYDRPTIFADLLQSELDDSEKKQDRLVEEAVTIVNAGTETTSWALAVITYFLLSQPEILAKLQDELKQVVDDPCHLPSWTTLEHLPYLGAVINEGLRLSYGVSSRTARVPTTEDLVYRGEFNKKPMSLVLPRGYAIGMSAAIAHHDESVFPDSYAFVPERWIDEDNKIRKDLERSMIAFSKGSRGCLGKNLALCELYLSLAALVLRVMPYMRLYETTERDIRYDHDMFIPMTESGINHTLMGLRHTQPLLQQLQHQLSLWIANLIFYLSQRLNNLHFIHQRSPSPSQQQAPSSALPSYEPSHLSSKTNTIFLRFLDDLNRAAVASPPVQILGMIVGNSVNAAATLSTYAISKSRSELCISTANKELFMPRGLKAEFAKLDAVARYAKIPILDGNGKIEKNSMVLGPCEDVSAQSSLTVQQRRLQAIEPWIAPLDLTPLPELHVPDNFVSKMHVSTSERQRKKEENKMTKDRAKAHEDWTEDSRKARKDYEKEMRKIEEEFAKTQRKHADEPRKLEKELKKLDKEREKCQKEYEKEMRKANKDRRKDDKEEEGVMSLWNNKHGTRWCKGH from the exons ATGGCGGACGCTACTTGGTCAGCCTTTCAGGGCACTTTAACGTCAATGACAGCCCGAGACTGGATAGTGGCTTTGATATCGGCGTGGCTTGCATTTAAAGTTCTGCAGGCATTGTATAATGTCTCGCCTCTTCACCCGCTTAGCAAGATCCCTGGTCCGAAACTTGCCGCGGCAACATATCTGCCCGAATTCTACTACGATGTGATCCTCGTCGGTCGCTATACCCATGCTATCAAGCAGATGCACGAGAAATATG GTCCTATTGTCCGCATTAACCCCAATGAGCTGCACTGCGCTGATATGTCCTTCTCGGATGAGATCTACGCCGTCGGCGGTCGCAAGCGCGATAAGCCCTTCCACCAAGTGAATGGCTCAGCAGCCGGTACAGGAAACGCTTTTGGTACCCCTGATCACGATCTCCATCGCGCCAGACGTGCACCAGTAGCCAAGTTCTTCTCACGAGCCATGATTGCACGTCTCGAACAAGAAGTTCACGACCTGGCACAGACTCTCTGCAACAAGCTTTTGgctgagaacaaggatgaaAAAGAACGTAAACCGTTCGAAATCGCTCATGCATACAGTTGTTTCACATCTGATGCCATTTCAAGCTACTGCTTCGGTGAAGCTTTTGGATTATTATCTCGCAACCAGTGGCAGCCAAACTACCGTGAAGCTACTCTCGCGGTACTTAAGCCAGTCTTTTTCTTCCGCTTCTTTCCGATTCTTGTTTCTAGCGTGAAGCTGGGTAAATATCTTGTCGACTACTTACCAGCTGATACCGCGCTTCTCATTCGAACTCTACAAATCGATATTCCTTCGCGCGTTCAAAAGACGAAGAACGACTTGGATTCTGGTATTGTTTACGATCGACCGACTATTTTTGCAGATCTGCTTCAATCTGAGCTTGATGACagtgagaagaagcaagatcGTCTGGTTGAGGAGGCTGTCACTATCGTCAACGCTGGAACTGAGACGACGAGCTGGGCATTGGCTGTGATAACATACTTCCTCTTGTCACAGCCTGAAATTCTGGCCAAGCTACAAGATGAACTGAAGCAGGTTGTTGACGATCCATGCCATTTGCCTTCATGGACGACACTAGAGCACCTTCCATATCTTGGAGCTGTCATCAATGAGGGTCTACGTCTATCCTATGGTGTTTCGAGCCGCACAGCTCGCGTGccaacaacagaagacctTGTTTACAGGGGAGAATTTAACAAGAAGCCGATGAGCTTGGTGTTACCTCGAGGTTATGCAATCGGTATGTCGGCGGCCATTGCACACCACGATGAGTCTGTTTTCCCTGACTCGTATGCTTTCGTGCCTGAACGATGGATCGATGAGGACAATAAGATCAGAAAAGACCTGGAGAGGTCAATGATTGCATTTTCAAAAGGCAGCCGTGGATGTCTTGGTAAAAA TCTCGCATTGTGCGAGTTGTACCTCTCTCTTGCAGCTTTGGTTTTGAGAGTGATGCCCTATATGCGTCTGTACGAGACGACGGAGCGGGATATTCGCTACGATCATGACATGTTCATTCCGATGACGGAGAGCGGAA TCAATCATACCCTGATGGGCCTCCGCCATACTCAACCCTTGCTGCAGCAACTTCAGCACCAACTTTCTCTGTGGATAGCCAACCTCATATTCTACCTATCCCAACGCTTGAACAACCTACACTTCATCCATCAGAGAAGCCCATCGCCATCCCAGCAACAAGCTCCAAGCTCGGCTCTCCCTTCCTACGAGCCTTCCCACCTATCCTCGAAGACCAATACCATCTTCCTCAGATTTCTTGATGACCTCAACCGTGCGGCCGTCGCTAGTCCGCCAGTCCAGATACTGGGAATG ATCGTTGGTAATTCGGTTAATGCGGCAGCTACTCTTTCGACGTACGCCATCAGTAAATCTCGAAGTGAGCTTTGCATCAGTACCGCGAACAAAGAACTCTTTATGCCTAGAGGTCTCAAGGCTGAGTTTGCAAAGTTGGATGCAGTTGCTCGTTATGCCAAGATACCCATCTTGGATGGTAATGGCAAAATCGAGAAGAATAGTATGGTTCTTGGACCATGCGAAGATGTTTCGGCTCAGTCTTCACTCACTGTGCAGCAACGCAGACTTCAGGCCATTGAGCCATGGATTGCACCACTAGATCTTACACCCTTACCTGAGTTACATGTGCCGGATAACTTTGTAAGCAAAATGCATGTTTCAACAAGTGAGCGACAAcgaaagaaggaggaaaaTAAGATGACCAAAGATAGAGCCAAGGCGCATGAGGATTGGACTGAAGATTCAAGAAAGGCTCGAAAAGACtatgagaaggagatgcgCAAGATAGAAGAGGAATTTGCGAAGACTCAAAGAAAACATGCAGATGAGCCCCGCAAGTTGGAgaaagagttgaagaagctggataaggaaagagaaaagtgTCAAAAAGAGTATGAGAAGGAAATGAGAAAGGCTAATAAAGATAGACGGAAGGATGATaaggaagaggagggt GTAATGAGCCTATGGAATAATAAGCACGGAACACGCTGGTGCAAAGGACACTAG
- a CDS encoding general substrate transporter yields METSNTTGKSDLELQAKVSGTEFIDAKSHAVEADRQAEHQLTLKQCFKQHPAIVWWCFYWSIAAVGWGFDAQINGAMISVAAFRRDFGYVENGEAILPADWQTAFNCISSVGGFFGGFMCSWICDYVGRKNSLVMALLLATGGTIGECMSNTNVAFLMSKLIIGLGLGFFLTLAPLATSEISPVVFRGIATAGVNLGIAIGQLVSNGVIKAFGERTDHWAWRGALATQGIFIVILAAGLPFAPETPWYLVRKGKIEEAKKSLIQLYGSGVDIDAKLATIKETIAEEQAASAEEASWIQCFKGTDLIRTMISMGVFVCQHFVGIIFVLGYSTYFFQLAGLETSRSFDLGVGVTACGVLGNICSWFVVNSFGRRKIFLSGMGALTVLLFLIGIMDVVPTSAAKWVQAACTVIYAYVYFATVGAMAFAVLGETASLNLKAKTMALATATQSVMGIAMNFAIPYMVNPDEGNLKGKVGFIFGGLGLIGFIWSWVYVPELKGRRYDEIDHMFHNKVSPRQMGTYKL; encoded by the exons ATGGAGACGTCGAATACTACCGGCAAATCAGATCTTGAACTCCAGGCCAAGGTGTCTGGTACTGAGTTCATTGATGCCAAGAGCCATGCTGTCGAGGCAGACCGTCAGGCTGAGCATCAGTTGACGCTCAAGCAATGCTTTAAACAACATCCGGCTATTGTTTGGTGGTGCTTTTACTGGTCAATCGCAGCTGTAGGCTG GGGCTTCGATGCTCAGATCAACGGTGCCATGATCTCCGTCGCCGCCTTCCGACGCGACTTTGG ATATGTCGAAAACGGCGAAGCTATCCTCCCCGCCGACTGGCAAACCGCCTTCAACTGCATCAGCTCCGTCGGCGGCTTCTTCGGCGGTTTCATGTGTTCCTGGATCTGCGATTACGTCGGCCGAAAGAACTCTCTCGTCATGGCACTACTCCTTGCGACAGGCGGTACGATCGGAGAATGCATGTCCAACACCAACGTCGCTTTCCTCATGTCCAAACTCATCATTGGTCTTGGATTGGGTTTCTTTTTGACGCTTGCCCCTTTGGCGACGTCGGAGATTTCGCCTGTGGTGTTTCGTGGTATTGCTACTGCGGGCGTTAACCTTGGAATCGCGATTGGTCAGTTGGTTTCGAATGGTGTTATCAAGGCTTTTGGTGAGAGGACGGATCATTGGGCTTGGAGGGGTGCGCTGGCTACGCAGGGTATCTTTATTGTTATCCTTGCTGCTGGTCTGCCCTTCGCTCCCGAGACTCCATGGTATCTTGTTCGCAAGGGTAAGATTGAGGAGGCGAAGAAGTCACTCATCCAGCTCTACGGATCTGGTGTTGACATTGACGCCAAGCTGGCTACTATCAAGGAGACCATCGCCGAGGAACAAGCTGCCTCGGCcgaagaagcttcttggatCCAGTGCTTCAAGGGAACCGACCTCATCCGTACTATGATCAGCATGGGTGTCTTTGTCTGCCAACACTTCGTCGGTATCATTTTCGTTCTCGGATACTCAACCTACTTCTTTCAACTTGCCGGTCTTGAGACCTCTCGCAGCTTCGATCTCGGCGTTGGCGTCACAGCATGCGGTGTTCTCGGCAACATCTGCAGTTGGTTTGTCGTCAACTCTTTCGGTCGTCGCAAGATCTTCCTCTCCGGCATGGGAGCTCTCACAGTCCTCCTATTCCTCATCGGTATCATGGATGTAGTCCCTACGTCAGCTGCCAAGTGGGTGCAAGCCGCATGCACAGTCATCTACGCTTACGTCTACTTCGCCACTGTCGGAGCCATGGCTTTCGCTGTTCTTGGCGAGACAGCCTCGCTCAACCTCAAGGCTAAGACGATGGCGCTTGCCACTGCCACACAATCTGTTATGGGTATCGCTATGAACTTTGCCATTCCGTATATGGTCAACCCTGACGAGGGTAatctcaagggcaaggttgGCTTCATCTTTGGTGGTCTTGGTTTGATTGGCTTTATTTGGAGTTGGGTTTATGTTCCTGAGCTCAAGGGACGACGATATGATGAGATTGACCACATGTTTCACAACAAGGTCAGCCCTCGACAGATGGGAACCTATAAGCTGTAA
- a CDS encoding cytochrome P450 yields MAITELLISPWAPLALAVALVAWYILPWISNSNLRGIPAPFPAQFTNLWLLSTCRRGKRYEIVDQVHKKLGVLVRIAPNHVSVADADAINTIYGHGNGFLKADFYDTFVSIRRGLFNTRNRAEHSRKRKLVSHTFAPKSVLEFEPYIRQNLDIFINQWDRIASNKDADGYGSVDCLNWFNFLAFDIIADLAFGKPFGMLSTGADIAEVKASPTSPTIYAPAVEIMNRRGEVSATLGCLPQLKPYAKYFPDPFFSQGLQAVENLAGIAIARVSERLERGGDSTRKDLLARLMQGRDEKGEPLGRDELTAEALTQLIAGSDTTSNSSCALLYHVVRTPGVMQKLYEEISAVVPEDVAIPDYESVKHLPYLGYCINETLRIHSPSGIGLPREIPPNHKGVTLHGRYFGPGTILSVPTYTIHHSTEIWGPDADEFKPERWENLTDKQKTAFIPFSYGPRSCVGRNLAEMQMRLIATTWIKRYDVRLRQDIMETREGFLRKPMGLDVGLARR; encoded by the exons ATGGCTATTACAGAACTCTTGATCTCCCCCTGGGCACCACTGGCCCTGGCCGTGGCTCTCGTAGCCTGGTACATCCTCCCATGGATCAGCAACTCCAATCTCCGCGGTATCCCCGCTCCTTTCCCGGCGCAGTTCACCAACCTTTGGTTACTATCTACATGTCGTCGTGGAAAGCGCTACGAGATTGTTGATCAGGTCCATAAGAAGCTGGGTGTTTTGGTTCGCATTGCGCCAAACCATGTTAGTgttgcagatgcagatgctATCAACACTATCTACGGTCATGGAAACGGTTTCTTGAAGGC TGACTTTTATGATACCTTTGTCTCTATTCGTCGGGGTCTCTTCAACACTCGCAACAGAGCTGAGCACTCTCGCAAGAGAAAGCTCGTGTCGCACACTTTTGCGCCCAAGTCTGTTTTGGAGTTTGAGCCTTATATCCGACAGAACCTCgatatcttcatcaaccagtGGGATCGTATTGCTAGCAACAAGGATGCTGATGGCTATGGAAGCGTTGACTGTCTGAACTGGT TCAACTTTCTTGCCTTCGACATCATCGCTGATCTCGCTTTTGGAAAGCCCTTCG GCATGCTCTCAACTGGTGCCGACATCGCTGAAGTCAAGGCCTCCCCCACCAGTCCCACCATCTACGCCCCAGCCGTCGAGATCATGAACCGTCGCGGCGAAGTCTCCGCCACTCTCGGCTGCCTACCCCAACTCAAGCCCTACGCCAAGTATTTTCCCGACCCCTTCTTCAGCCAAGGTCTCCAAGCCGTCGAGAACCTCGCCGGTATCGCCATCGCCCGCGTCAGCGAGCGTCTCGAGCGCGGAGGTGATTCTACCCGCAAGGATCTACTGGCTCGTCTTATGCAGGGTCGTGATGAGAAGGGCGAACCTCTTGGTCGTGATGAACTCACCGCTGAAGCACTTACCCAACTCATCGCTGGCAGTGATACTACTTCAAACTCTTCTTGTGCGCTGCTGTATCATGTTGTTAGAACTCCTGGTGTCATGCAGAAGCTTTATGAGGAGATTTctgctgttgttcctgaggaCGTTGCCATTCCTGATTACGAATCCGTCAAGCATCTTCCCTACCTGGGATACTGCATCAACGAGACTCTGCGCATTCACTCCCCCTCTGGTATCGGTCTTCCCCGTGAGATCCCCCCTAACCACAAGGGCGTTACTCTCCACGGACGATACTTTGGCCCCGGTACTATTCTCAGCGTTCCCACTTATACGATTCACCACTCTACTGAAATCTGGGGTCCTGACGCTGATGAGTTCAAGCCTGAGCGTTGGGAGAACTTGACTGATAAGCAGAAGACTGCTTTCATCCCCTTCAGCTATGGACCTAGATCTTGTGTTGGAAGGAATTTGGCTGAGATGCAGATGAGACTTATTGCTACTACTTGGATTAAGCGATATGATGTTCGCTTGAGACAGGATATTATGGAGACCAGGGAGGGATTCTTGAGGAAGCCCATGGGCTTGGATGTTGGATTGGCGCGACGATAA